In the genome of Diabrotica undecimpunctata isolate CICGRU chromosome 2, icDiaUnde3, whole genome shotgun sequence, the window gacaccaaggactgggtaagaaacagaaggaagagtagaatggaacgaccatataagccgaatgacaacagaTTAGTAAAGTCACGAAagttgaaaaacagacagagttatgtctatataaaaagaagaagaagaatttgaaagtaaatacaaaataaataaaaatacaagtaaaaaaataGACCTAATGGCTCAAGCCTGGTGAGATTTACAAACATAAATATATAGACATTCTAGATATAAACATTAAATCGTACACAATGCAATCACTATATTGCTGCATAAAATTTGAATATAGTCATCATTAATTAGTTTAACCCTTTCGCTCATAGCGTCTACAATTTACACATAATTTTCAAGTATCTGCCCTACCCAAAATTGGCTTCGTTTTACAGTTATGTGATATCTTATACATCCACAGACATTCTGTAATAAGTATTGCCCAGTTTACAGTGACTTCTAGCAgagagaagcaacaatttataacAGCTGTTTACATGGTGGTTACTGTGTTACACGTTCTAATCAGGTAAGCTCTCGTAATTCGATAAATATGTCAAAACTTATTGGTCATCCAGtcgattttatgtttttattttgagtaCAAGTATTGTATTATTagatgaatataaatattttcgtCATATATTTTTTGCAGTGACTATAACAGGTATCTAAAATATGGTGTCTCCAATTGTAGACAATTGTATAAAaggaaagtttaatttttttaagatattttatttttttcagaaaatcATATCTAAGAGGAAATATTTAACCCAAAATCATTTTCTTGAAGAGCTAGATAAGGGCCTTTCTGATATTGAAGGGTCTGAAAGCGATTGTAGCGATGAATATGAAGATATTGTAATGCGAAGAGGAATTGGAGATCCTTTACCTGATGATATGGAGGATATAATTGCAAAAGCAGACGAGTTCCATGATGTTATCGAGGAAAGCATTATGGTTGAGGAACATCCAACTTCAGATTCTGATCGAAATATGGATATATCCCAAAGAAATAAGATCATATTGAAGCAAGACGTCAAGTTCCAAACCAGAAGTATGTTTTTTGAGGAACAATTGGTTCAAAACCTTTCGCTTGAGAATGAAATGTATCCAGTAGAGtatttcatgaaatattttaCAGAAAACTTATTCGAAAAAATGGTCGATTGTACCAATATTCATGCTCTTCAGAATAATAATAACCATTTCTCACCAACCAATTTGAAAGAGCTGAAAGCTTTATTTGGACTACACATTATTATTAGTTGTTTGAAGTTTCCACGTCTAAGTATGTACTGCAATAAATCATTGAAGGTGTCAATATTTACCGAGACAATGTCCATAAATATATTCTACAAACTTCAAACCCATCTACATTGTGTTAACACTTTGGAGGACCGAAATCAGAACAACAAGCTATGGAAGGTGAGACCAGTCTTTAGTTCAGTACTAAATAGATGCAGGGAGCTAGAAGTAGAGAACTATGTTTGCGTGGATGAACAAATGGTTCTTTTCAAAGGCCAATTAAATATAAAacagtatataaaaaataaactgcatcCATGGGGCTTAAAATTATTACTACTTTGTGGTGCAAGTGGtctaaaatacaattttattatcTATCAAGGGAAGACAACGGAAATAAATCctaaaacagctaaaaaatttGGTAAAGGGGATTTTCTGAGGAAGTGATATCAAATGGTGGAGTTTTTTTGGTCAACTAGTTGGACAATAAGCCAGTAGCATTGGCTTCAAACTATGTAGGAATGGGAGAACAAGATACAGTAAAACGTTGGGATAAAACTACAAAACACGAATTGAAGTGAACAGACCTCAAATAGTGAAGGAATACAATACTTCAATGTGCGGAGTCGACAAAGCTGACGCTCTTATATCATTATACCGAACAAAAATTCGCTCCAAAAAATGGACACTGAGAATGATATTTCATGCGGTGGATATGACAATTGTAAATTATTGGTTAAAGTACAGAAAAGATTGCCAATTACTTGGTCGCCCAACGAAAAAACAACTAGACTTATTGCACTTCAGAATGGAGATAGGAGAGGTGCTCATCAAGCAGGGCAATGACATTTCCAAGAAGAACGTACGAAGGCCTTCAAAAAATGATGCCCCTGTTCAACTGGGTCGAACTAGGATTGAAGTAAGGCCTCTTGCAGCGGTACAATTACACAACATAAATCATATGCCTGAGCACACTGGAGTGTCCCTTCCTGTAAGGTGCAAGAATTTTGGCTGCAAACGCAAGTCTAGATGGACTTGCACTAAATGTAAGGTGCATTTGTGCCTCCAAAAAGATCgcaactgttttgtaaattgCCATGTAAAATAAATACTTACCTTTTATGTTTCAtacttacattttgttttattttttactgtattttcaTTCTTCAATAAATTCTATAACTTAATTCATTGACTATTTATGTCTACAGTTGTAGACATTATTTTTTTTCATATACCTAAGGAAgcaaattttgaaaaaacaattcaACGGTGTTATTTATCATATTTTACCAAGAGATTaaccaaaaaataatatttatatgtgcaaACAAAAACTCGTGAGCGAAAGggttaacattattttaattttaaatttattataaaaattgctaaaaatatcttttatttttttttaggtaaTAATGAAATAAACATATATCCTCGTGGTAAGGGTGTTGGTGGTTCTACACTAATTAATGCTGCAATCTGTACTAAAGGCAGTCCTGAAAATTATAATAACTGGGCTGAAATTACGAACGACTTGACTTGGacttacaaaaatgttttaaggtattttaAAAAAGCAGAAAATCTTCACTGGACAGACCAATATTctccaataaatataaaatatcatgGTAAAAACGGAATGATGGATATTCAACAGAGTGTACCACAAAATTTCCTTACTCAGACATTTTTAGACGCTAACACTGAGTTAGGAATTAATCTCACAGATCATAATTCACCAAAACAACTGGGTGGTTCTGTTTTCCAACTATTTCTAAAAGATGGTAAACGAGAAGACACAGGATCTATTTATATTATACCATTTCTTAAAAGAGGCAACCTTCAAGTATTGACCAACAGTTTTGTGACGAAAAtagaaataaacaatttaaataaaacgGCATCAAGCGTTATATTTACCAATTCAGGAAGAACATTTCGAGTAAAAGCAAAGAAAGAAATTATTCTGTCAGCTGGAGTAGTTGGTAGCCCACAAATATTAATGCTTTCAGGTGTTGGCCCTCAAAAACATCTTCTAGAAATTGGTATAGATGTTATAACAAATTTAGAAGTTGGATCCAGCTTTGTCGATCATCCTTTAGTTATAATTGGTTTTACGCCGAGTATGACTAATCCCGAAGAACCACTAAAAGAAGATATTGCTGATTTTTGTCAAGGAAAAGGCAGTTTGACCAGTTTTTCGATGCCTCACGGAGTAGGGTTTTATAGAGTTAACCCTTACGGAAATAAGAAAGCTCCAAATTTGGaagtttttccatttgttttaaaatattctcaAAGTGTACCAGGACTCTATAAATCTGATACTGATATTTACCAAGCATACTTCGCTAACAGCGATCAACAGATGGGTTTCTATTTTTCTAACATTGCACCGATTTCAAGAGGAACGATAAGGTTGAAAAACAAGGATCCTTTTGAATATCCTTTAATAAACCCAAAATTCTTCTCAGATGTCAATAATACAGATATTGAAGTCTCATATCAAGGAATAGAGCTAATATTTAATATGACTAGAACACCATCATATCAAAAATTAGGCTTAAAATATGTAGCTAATCCTCTTCCTCAATGTGAATCATTTGCAAAAACTTCTAGAGAGTATTGGTATTGTTATATAAGATACATGGCAGCTCCATTCTATCATGGTACTGGCACATGCCCTATGGGCAAAAGTCATGAAAATGGCGCAGTGGTAGATTCAAAACTTAAAGTTTTTAGTATAAATAACTTAAGGGTAGTAGACGCTAGCATTTTTCCCACTCCTATTGCGGGACATACTGAAATGCCAGTTTTAATGGTAGCTGAAAAGATATCAGATGATATTAAGACTTACTATTTATAAAAGTATAAATTTGATTAGGTTcaaatgtaatttatttattttaaactaaaatatatatttttacacCAATTAAATCATTTTTTATGCCTAATAGTCCAATGTATCACGGTAAAAATATGGAAACCTCCGATTTTCATCAACACACATTATATAATATTGGACATTACGGCTCTCGACGCACAATTTCCACTAATTGATCTTATTATTGTCAAGTGCCGGAttggttacaaatatttttatatagttgttgtttATTTACCTGATAGGTTAAGTTTGGTAGACATTGAATATTTTCTCGATTGCTTAGAGCAATTTGATTACTTAAATAATGACTGCATAGTACTCGGCGATTTCAATGTTTCAAGGTTTATAGATAATGATATGATTATTTGTATGATTTCAAAACTTCTGTAGTTTTAAGTTTTGCGGGCTCTACTGGCCTTAGACAATTTAACAATGTTGTTAATCTTTTGGGTAGACTGCTAGATTTGGTCTTATCGCGTTTCAGTTGTGAAGTGAAGCATGATGACTCACCTTTGGTATATGAAGACTCTCATCACCCAGCTCCTCTAATAACATTTACGGATATATTTGTAAAAGAGCCTAAATTTAGGTATGGTTTGgagcaattaacttacaactttaaaaaagcaaattttcctgctttatatcgagaactgtatgaaacggattggaactctctggatacttctaatgacgttaatgaaactttaaataacttttatgataagattttttctgtgtttaataagtatattccagtttacaaaaactttagccataaatacccaccctggttcgatgctgatatcattcacaacatcaaattaaaagcaaagtttagaaaaaagtttaaacgattcaaaaatcagtgtgatttgcttgagattcaacggttaagacaccttgtcaaatcaaaattcagtttggcctacaatgtatatgtcgagaatatccaaattgctttatccatcaaccccaagaagttttggtcgtacgtaaattcaaaaaataatagttcaagaattcctggtgtaatgaaatataatgacattactacctccgacccacaaaatattgtgaatGTGTTTGCAGAATTGTTCAAGAGTGTTTTtctgtcatcagatattaatttcaagGCTAAATCTTCCTCAGTTAAcgcagattacttaaatttttatcctattttagagtctgagacaattttggctagtaagaaattgaaagacaaaatgacgtgtggacctgataatattccatcctttttggttaaggattgcataggtgccttaactgtgccactattaaaaaattttaatttatgtcttcttaacaaggaatatccgagtctctggaaggagtcaaaagtatgcccaatattcaaaactggtgaaaagggccaggtagaaaactacagaccaatttccattatctgcaatctatcgaaagtctttgTGTCTTTgaatagttttgtataatcgtatttactcacgcactcgtaatcagctgtctcaatattaacatggttttgtctccaatcggtccactgtgacaaactGATTAATTGTCACACAGtatatctcagcggccctagataatagaagtcaagttgacgtcatatatactgactttacgaaggcgttcgatagaattcaccacggcgtattactttctaaattatgtctctttggtctttctgaggatgccgtgacttttatgaggtcttacttgtcaaatagaacgcagtttgttgcttataatggttacaaatcggaaaagtacctagcttgttcaggggttccacaaggttctaatctaggtccattattgttcttgttatttattaacgatctgtgtgaatcaatttctgcaccatgtttatgttatgccgatgatttaacGATGTATTCATTGATAAGCGATCTTAATGATTGTCAGtttttgcagagtgaactgaatcgtgtacatgaatggtgtaatgcaaatcatcttagttattctaggaaacagtctaatatataccatccttatattatcgacggcaatgaacttgaacgtttgaataaaattaaagaccttggagttacatttgattataaactcacctttgttgaacatgttaatttaaaggttaaagaagcacttaaattTTATGGATTCATgattagaaatagtcgaaatctcactaatactaaggcaattaaattactttattacacttttgtacgctgtaaactggaatatgcctctgtcatttggtcacctttttatgatgtacatattcaaattacagaGCAGGTGcagcataaatttttaaaatttttgtctttcaaaattaacggcatatatcccaagaggggcatcagcaatagtgagttgtgtagcggtttggacgtagtatcattagaatctagacgaattaatgcctccctaatattcctgtacaagctactacataatctcagTGACTGtcctgatattcttcgacaaataaattttaacgttccatcttatccagtgagaaattcgattacaTTCAGAAATGtacaagctagaactaatcttatgttaaattctcctctatttctcatgtccaactattataattccttaagtgcttactgcgatatatttcactgcagtgtaaagcagcttactaggatggctgagatctacctaggtgattgagtagtttctttatgttaaggtaaaatactcgaaaaaatgtgttatttagttagtacttatgaattattaatatttcatttaactttagtattgtattttgtcctataaatggattctgttggacaataaacgctattattattattattaacacacaTCGATTTTAATAAATTGTGAAATTATCCTCTATTTACCCTTAACTTCAAAGTCTAACCTCTGCAATTATGTGAATATTATTTTGAGGAGTGAAATCTACCCCTTATTGATGATATTGATCTACccctttttgatttattttaacctCTATAAAGTCTCTTCTGTTAAttagacattaaaaaataatttagtgaatttatttgaattttgaatatttgaatactttatttatattaaattggaCATTTTTTATTGCGTCTAACTGAAATATTTTTACAGTCATCCCTTAAAatcatctctttttaggtctgaCATTTTACGAGAAGAAATCGAATATCCAATAAAACaagctaaaaataataaatctcccgggcctgatgaagttctcatcgaattactcaaaattgtggaTACTAAATCTATTGACCCTATTTTGAAACTATTCAATATCCTTTATcaggtataatacctaaaaaATGACTCCAAACGACATTTATATATCaagctcaacaggcctcaaaggcccaaggcttcaacggttttcttccatttctttctatcttgtggtaagtttttccaatcttgtacccgcagcgacttcagatcttcttttgccgactccagccattttcttcgggggcggcctctttttctttttgtaccagcctccgtgtttattaattcattgggaactcttccttccttcattcttgctatatgtccgagccatcttaatctttgaattttagcaagtcttgttatttttggttgcccatatatttgcattatttcttcgttcgttcttcttcgccagatgttcccctcttttacacctccgtatatccttctaagaatttttcgttcccatctatctaattttacttccatatctttatttagtgtccttagtgtccaggtctcgctagcatagagtactgtaggtcggataactgttgtatatattcgtttttttgctgttctggatattatattcgacctcagtatcttagtcaggctcccagcactcttactacctttggccattcttt includes:
- the LOC140433342 gene encoding uncharacterized GMC-type oxidoreductase Mb1310-like, which gives rise to MNSTITTYLIIFGSFLIVYGEASSKIKHNMDIMEEGSKSSKIYEFPKNAKMYEATEEPIIDYGTYDFVIIGGGTAGCVVANRLSEIANWSVLVIEAGNYTSLGVHQFISNTFSLTHQSNFNWGYPMVSQRPDGSGNNEINIYPRGKGVGGSTLINAAICTKGSPENYNNWAEITNDLTWTYKNVLRYFKKAENLHWTDQYSPINIKYHGKNGMMDIQQSVPQNFLTQTFLDANTELGINLTDHNSPKQLGGSVFQLFLKDGKREDTGSIYIIPFLKRGNLQVLTNSFVTKIEINNLNKTASSVIFTNSGRTFRVKAKKEIILSAGVVGSPQILMLSGVGPQKHLLEIGIDVITNLEVGSSFVDHPLVIIGFTPSMTNPEEPLKEDIADFCQGKGSLTSFSMPHGVGFYRVNPYGNKKAPNLEVFPFVLKYSQSVPGLYKSDTDIYQAYFANSDQQMGFYFSNIAPISRGTIRLKNKDPFEYPLINPKFFSDVNNTDIEVSYQGIELIFNMTRTPSYQKLGLKYVANPLPQCESFAKTSREYWYCYIRYMAAPFYHGTGTCPMGKSHENGAVVDSKLKVFSINNLRVVDASIFPTPIAGHTEMPVLMVAEKISDDIKTYYL